From one Aquila chrysaetos chrysaetos chromosome 7, bAquChr1.4, whole genome shotgun sequence genomic stretch:
- the ENO2 gene encoding gamma-enolase isoform X1: MARALLQRELAAARARLRRKFPRRVPDGVRSAAKAADGGSQPRWTWWRALRRLQRALVSLTESPQLTMAVERIHAREILDSRGNPTVEVDLYTHKGMFRAAVPSGASTGIYEALELRDNDKSRFLGKGVLQAVDHINSTVAPALVGSGLSVVDQEKIDNLMLEMDGTENKSKFGANAILGVSLAVCKAGAAEKDVPLYRHIADLAGNSDLILPVPAFNVINGGSHAGNKLAMQEFMILPVGAESFRDAMRIGAEVYHNLKSVIKEKYGKDATNVGDEGGFAPNILENSEALELLKEAIDKAGYTDKIVIGMDVAASEFYRDGKYDLDFKSPDDPSRYISADELGDLYQSFVRDYPVVSIEDPFDQDDWEAWSKFTANVGIQIVGDDLTVTNPKRIERAVEEKACNCLLLKVNQIGSVTEAIQACKLAQENGWGVMVSHRSGETEDTFIADLVVGLCTGQIKTGAPCRSERLAKYNQLMRIEEELGDEARFAGHNFRNPSVL; encoded by the exons ATGGCCAGGGCACTGCTGCAAAGGGAGCTCGCAGCTGCGAGGGCACGGCTCCGGAGGAAGTTCCCGCGGCGCGTGCCAGATGGCGTGAGGAGCGCTGCCAAGGCGGCTGATGGGGGATCCCAGCCCAGATGGACATGGTGGAGGGCCCTGCGCAGGCTCCAGAGAGCCCTGGTGTCGCTGACTGAATCTCCCCA aCTCACCATGGCAGTCGAGAGGATCCACGCCCGTGAGATCCTGGACTCTCGTGGGAACCCCACTGTTGAGGTGGACCTGTACACACACAAAG GCATGTTTCGAGCAGCGGTCCCCAGCGGTGCGTCCACTGGTATCTACGAAGCGCTGGAGCTGCGAGACAACGACAAGTCGCGTTTCCTTGGAAAAG GGGTCCTGCAGGCCGTGGATCATATCAACAGCACTGTCGCCCCAGCTCTCGTGGGCTCT GGCCTCTCTGTTGTGGATCAAGAGAAGATAGACAATCTGATGCTCGAGATGGACGGCACGGAGAACAAAT CCAAGTTTGGTGCCAATGCTATCCTGGGAGTTTCGCTGGCCGTGTGCAAGGCgggagctgcagagaaggatgtCCCCCTGTACCGGCACATTGCTGACCTGGCCGGCAACTCCGATCTCATCCTTCCTGTGCCA GCTTTCAACGTGATCAATGGAGGTTCCCACGCAGGCAACAAACTGGCCATGCAGGAGTTCATGATCCTGCCTGTGGGAGCTGAAAGCTTCCGCGATGCCATGCGCATCGGGGCTGAAGTCTACCACAACCTCAAGAGCGTCATCAAGGAGAAGTATGGCAAAGATGCTACCAATGTGGGTGATGAGGGAGGCTTTGCCCCCAACATCCTGGAGAATAGTGAAG ctctggAGCTCCTCAAGGAAGCTATCGACAAGGCGGGCTACACGGACAAGATTGTCATCGGTATGGATGTGGCAGCCTCCGAGTTCTACCGTGATGGCAAATACGACCTGGACTTCAAGTCCCCAGATGACCCAAGCCGCTACATTTCTGCAGATGAGCTGGGCGACCTCTACCAAAGCTTTGTACGTGATTATCCAG TGGTCTCCATTGAGGATCCCTTTGACCAAGATGACTGGGAGGCCTGGTCCAAGTTCACGGCCAATGTGGGGATTCAGATAGTGGGCGATGACCTGACGGTGACAAACCCCAAGCGCATCGAGCGAGCTGTTGAAGAGAAGGCCTGCAACTGCCTCCTGCTCAAAGTCAACCAGATTGGATCCGTCACGGAGGCCATCCAAGC CTGCAAGTTGGCCCAGGAGAACGGCTGGGGTGTGATGGTGAGCCACCGATCTGGGGAGACCGAAGACACCTTCATTGCTGATCTGGTCGTAGGACTGTGCACCGGGCAG ATAAAGACGGGTGCTCCCTGCAGGTCTGAACGCCTGGCTAAATACAACCAGCTCATGAG GATTGAGGAAGAGCTTGGCGATGAAGCACGCTTTGCCGGACACAACTTTCGCAACCCAAGTGTTCTTTGA
- the ENO2 gene encoding gamma-enolase isoform X2 yields MAVERIHAREILDSRGNPTVEVDLYTHKGMFRAAVPSGASTGIYEALELRDNDKSRFLGKGVLQAVDHINSTVAPALVGSGLSVVDQEKIDNLMLEMDGTENKSKFGANAILGVSLAVCKAGAAEKDVPLYRHIADLAGNSDLILPVPAFNVINGGSHAGNKLAMQEFMILPVGAESFRDAMRIGAEVYHNLKSVIKEKYGKDATNVGDEGGFAPNILENSEALELLKEAIDKAGYTDKIVIGMDVAASEFYRDGKYDLDFKSPDDPSRYISADELGDLYQSFVRDYPVVSIEDPFDQDDWEAWSKFTANVGIQIVGDDLTVTNPKRIERAVEEKACNCLLLKVNQIGSVTEAIQACKLAQENGWGVMVSHRSGETEDTFIADLVVGLCTGQIKTGAPCRSERLAKYNQLMRIEEELGDEARFAGHNFRNPSVL; encoded by the exons ATGGCAGTCGAGAGGATCCACGCCCGTGAGATCCTGGACTCTCGTGGGAACCCCACTGTTGAGGTGGACCTGTACACACACAAAG GCATGTTTCGAGCAGCGGTCCCCAGCGGTGCGTCCACTGGTATCTACGAAGCGCTGGAGCTGCGAGACAACGACAAGTCGCGTTTCCTTGGAAAAG GGGTCCTGCAGGCCGTGGATCATATCAACAGCACTGTCGCCCCAGCTCTCGTGGGCTCT GGCCTCTCTGTTGTGGATCAAGAGAAGATAGACAATCTGATGCTCGAGATGGACGGCACGGAGAACAAAT CCAAGTTTGGTGCCAATGCTATCCTGGGAGTTTCGCTGGCCGTGTGCAAGGCgggagctgcagagaaggatgtCCCCCTGTACCGGCACATTGCTGACCTGGCCGGCAACTCCGATCTCATCCTTCCTGTGCCA GCTTTCAACGTGATCAATGGAGGTTCCCACGCAGGCAACAAACTGGCCATGCAGGAGTTCATGATCCTGCCTGTGGGAGCTGAAAGCTTCCGCGATGCCATGCGCATCGGGGCTGAAGTCTACCACAACCTCAAGAGCGTCATCAAGGAGAAGTATGGCAAAGATGCTACCAATGTGGGTGATGAGGGAGGCTTTGCCCCCAACATCCTGGAGAATAGTGAAG ctctggAGCTCCTCAAGGAAGCTATCGACAAGGCGGGCTACACGGACAAGATTGTCATCGGTATGGATGTGGCAGCCTCCGAGTTCTACCGTGATGGCAAATACGACCTGGACTTCAAGTCCCCAGATGACCCAAGCCGCTACATTTCTGCAGATGAGCTGGGCGACCTCTACCAAAGCTTTGTACGTGATTATCCAG TGGTCTCCATTGAGGATCCCTTTGACCAAGATGACTGGGAGGCCTGGTCCAAGTTCACGGCCAATGTGGGGATTCAGATAGTGGGCGATGACCTGACGGTGACAAACCCCAAGCGCATCGAGCGAGCTGTTGAAGAGAAGGCCTGCAACTGCCTCCTGCTCAAAGTCAACCAGATTGGATCCGTCACGGAGGCCATCCAAGC CTGCAAGTTGGCCCAGGAGAACGGCTGGGGTGTGATGGTGAGCCACCGATCTGGGGAGACCGAAGACACCTTCATTGCTGATCTGGTCGTAGGACTGTGCACCGGGCAG ATAAAGACGGGTGCTCCCTGCAGGTCTGAACGCCTGGCTAAATACAACCAGCTCATGAG GATTGAGGAAGAGCTTGGCGATGAAGCACGCTTTGCCGGACACAACTTTCGCAACCCAAGTGTTCTTTGA